A single region of the Microbulbifer sp. MKSA007 genome encodes:
- a CDS encoding peptidylprolyl isomerase: protein MITLHTTHGDIAIELDFEKAPKTAANFLQYCRDDFYTGTVFHRVINNFMIQGGGMTPDMQQKETRDSIENEANNGLKNDTGTLAMARTMDPHSASSQFFINVKDNDFLNFRSEDSQGWGYCVFGKVVDGMDVVNKIKDVKTGSKGFHQDVPLETIEITGISISDAYADK, encoded by the coding sequence ATGATCACCCTTCACACAACCCATGGAGATATAGCCATCGAATTGGATTTCGAAAAGGCACCCAAGACTGCTGCCAACTTTTTGCAGTACTGCCGTGACGATTTCTATACCGGCACTGTCTTCCACCGGGTGATCAACAACTTTATGATCCAAGGTGGCGGCATGACTCCAGACATGCAGCAGAAGGAAACCCGCGATTCCATCGAAAACGAAGCCAACAATGGCTTGAAGAACGACACTGGCACCCTGGCCATGGCCCGCACTATGGACCCGCATTCCGCCAGCTCCCAGTTCTTTATCAATGTTAAGGACAACGATTTCCTGAACTTCCGCAGCGAAGACTCTCAGGGCTGGGGTTACTGTGTATTTGGTAAGGTTGTCGACGGCATGGACGTGGTCAACAAAATCAAAGACGTTAAAACCGGCAGCAAAGGCTTCCACCAGGACGTACCCCTGGAGACTATCGAAATCACCGGTATCAGCATTTCTGACGCCTACGCCGATAAGTAA
- a CDS encoding UDP-2,3-diacylglucosamine diphosphatase, which produces MSTYFISDLHLDEKRPDITRAFFDFLHGRAAGAEALYILGDFFEAWVGDDDDAPLAREVIGELSRYSGTGVELYLMHGNRDFLLGTDFAQRAGATLLQDPTALSLGNERVLLMHGDSLCTLDKEYMAFRRQARDPKWQQELLAKSLQERRAIAAQIRMASKSMNSRKAEDIMDVTQEEVERVMLEHNVHRLIHGHTHRPARHGLTINGEQAERIVLGDWDKNAWCLKADNDSLELIHWPIG; this is translated from the coding sequence TTGTCTACTTATTTTATTTCTGACTTGCACCTCGACGAAAAACGCCCGGATATTACCCGGGCGTTTTTTGATTTTCTGCACGGGCGAGCTGCCGGTGCTGAGGCGCTATATATTCTCGGCGACTTTTTTGAGGCGTGGGTTGGCGACGACGACGATGCCCCGCTGGCCCGCGAAGTGATTGGCGAGTTAAGTCGCTATAGCGGTACCGGCGTAGAGTTGTACCTGATGCACGGCAATCGGGATTTCCTGCTGGGTACCGACTTCGCCCAGCGTGCGGGAGCCACTTTACTTCAGGACCCGACTGCGTTGTCCCTCGGTAATGAGCGCGTGTTGCTTATGCACGGCGACAGCCTTTGCACTCTCGACAAAGAGTATATGGCGTTCCGCCGCCAGGCCCGGGACCCCAAGTGGCAACAAGAGCTATTGGCCAAGTCCCTACAGGAACGCCGCGCTATTGCCGCGCAGATTCGTATGGCATCCAAGAGTATGAACAGCCGCAAGGCCGAAGACATCATGGATGTAACCCAGGAAGAAGTGGAGCGGGTGATGCTCGAGCACAATGTGCATCGACTGATCCACGGCCACACCCACCGACCCGCCCGCCACGGGTTGACAATCAACGGTGAACAGGCGGAGCGTATTGTGCTGGGAGATTGGGATAAGAATGCCTGGTGCCTGAAAGCGGACAACGACTCACTGGAGTTGATTCACTGGCCGATCGGCTAG
- a CDS encoding NAD(P)-dependent oxidoreductase, which produces MRIGITGASGYVGQFLVRHFLRLGYEVRALLRREESAALFRSIASPRLAWSVGDITSDTTLQTFASNLDVVVHAAFEHLPGRYRNGEGEDLEGFLHVNLNQTLALIRFAYAAKVKKFVFISSRAVYATGKLSGSLREEQVVQPDTFYGGYKAAVEAMLSAWAYQRGWHTVSLRLTGVYGLVSPLSRSKWYDIARAVISGEAYLNSRLSTEVHGEDVARAVELLLEHEDARGRAVNCSDCLVSSRELVKVLRSISGQQGPLPPQPQVKPPAVMDCAYLQGKGFQFGGVQRLRETLGELVEAVQQQQSLIQNAGS; this is translated from the coding sequence GTGAGAATAGGGATTACTGGCGCCAGTGGCTATGTGGGGCAATTTCTGGTCAGGCATTTTTTGCGGCTGGGCTATGAAGTGCGAGCATTACTGCGCAGGGAGGAAAGTGCAGCCCTTTTTCGCAGTATTGCTTCACCCAGATTGGCGTGGAGCGTCGGGGATATTACTTCTGATACAACACTACAGACATTCGCCAGCAATCTGGATGTGGTGGTGCATGCGGCTTTCGAGCATCTTCCCGGGCGCTATCGAAATGGGGAGGGGGAAGATCTCGAGGGTTTTTTACATGTAAACCTCAATCAAACCCTGGCATTAATCCGATTCGCCTATGCAGCGAAGGTAAAAAAATTTGTGTTTATTTCCAGTCGTGCCGTTTATGCCACTGGAAAGTTGAGCGGCTCTTTACGCGAGGAGCAGGTTGTTCAGCCGGATACTTTCTACGGCGGCTATAAAGCGGCTGTGGAAGCCATGCTGTCTGCTTGGGCGTATCAGCGTGGCTGGCATACGGTTTCATTGCGCTTAACTGGAGTTTACGGGCTGGTGAGTCCGCTAAGTCGCAGCAAGTGGTATGACATCGCTCGAGCAGTGATATCTGGGGAAGCCTATTTAAATTCCCGGCTTTCAACGGAAGTGCACGGAGAAGATGTGGCGCGGGCGGTAGAGCTTTTACTGGAGCACGAGGATGCCCGGGGGCGGGCAGTAAACTGTAGTGATTGCCTGGTTAGCAGTCGCGAGTTGGTAAAGGTTTTACGGTCGATATCCGGACAACAGGGACCGTTACCTCCCCAGCCACAAGTGAAACCGCCGGCAGTGATGGATTGCGCTTATTTACAGGGGAAAGGTTTTCAATTTGGGGGTGTGCAGCGTTTGCGGGAGACGCTTGGGGAATTGGTAGAGGCTGTGCAGCAACAGCAGAGCCTCATCCAAAACGCTGGTTCCTAG
- a CDS encoding glycosyltransferase family 8 protein, which translates to MSRCAFVTLVNSPDYVIGAQALKHSLDRTASAYPLICMVPPNSCDPAPLEAAGCKIKEVYTPRFSDEFIRRHKRDSLHRRAPFDKGSKPAFHDPLNNFCKLALWQLTQFDKLVFLDADTLVLRNIDHLMNYPEFCAAPNLYEDLDGFHRMNSGLFTAVPSEATYQKMLEQLDRPGVFWRRTDQTFLQSFFPRWHGLPYIYNALQYLYLNLPQLWQWDSIHVIHYQYEKPWQKQHSKVEKLKPLIDLWWAVYEGRDIAVDLDELARA; encoded by the coding sequence ATGTCAAGATGTGCCTTTGTGACCCTGGTCAATAGTCCGGATTATGTAATAGGTGCGCAGGCACTGAAACACTCATTGGATCGTACGGCCAGTGCCTATCCGTTAATTTGTATGGTGCCACCGAACAGTTGTGATCCAGCTCCATTGGAAGCGGCGGGCTGCAAGATAAAAGAAGTTTATACGCCTCGTTTTTCCGATGAGTTTATCCGCCGCCATAAACGCGATTCTTTGCACCGGCGCGCGCCCTTTGATAAGGGTAGTAAGCCCGCTTTCCATGACCCATTGAATAACTTTTGTAAATTGGCACTGTGGCAATTGACCCAATTCGATAAGCTTGTTTTTCTGGATGCAGACACCCTGGTTTTGCGCAATATTGATCACTTGATGAATTACCCGGAATTTTGCGCAGCTCCCAATCTTTACGAAGACTTGGATGGATTTCATCGTATGAATTCGGGATTGTTTACTGCGGTACCGAGTGAAGCGACTTACCAAAAAATGCTTGAGCAACTGGATCGACCAGGGGTTTTCTGGCGGCGCACAGACCAGACATTTTTGCAGTCCTTTTTTCCTCGTTGGCACGGCCTGCCTTATATCTATAACGCCTTGCAATACCTCTACCTGAATTTACCGCAGCTGTGGCAGTGGGACAGTATTCATGTCATTCACTACCAATATGAAAAACCCTGGCAAAAGCAACACTCGAAAGTTGAGAAGCTCAAGCCCCTGATCGACTTGTGGTGGGCTGTTTATGAGGGGCGGGATATTGCCGTTGACCTGGATGAGTTAGCCCGTGCTTAG
- a CDS encoding condensation domain-containing protein, with product MTGWSLSTQVPLSITEQRIYDLHHRKDLVDLITRAMVFKGKFDVELFKKSISEVVNTYPIFRCRYSGEPAVRSFVDIELDYIDIRHLSDTHFTSFLRQFGSSPMDLTQDQLLGLSVLRSGEDEYIFLTKCHHIIADGISLSLLWSESLTHYLDSAKGKDYQPRVETADFADYVNYENTYLRSPRGHKARNLWQKKLQSQKDEIEQLPQSEETSVICSEVIQHIDEIELEQIKTLASSENVSLFAYLAAAFQQVLCEFIPHSFWMNGNLSLRLKREYREVFGPMCRYVNLTVRRDESWEEKLSRLSAEIKYAMRTVYAADAIGPHGLIGHHLDASHCYLVTFLQTEEHREGFFAVYTGETSNWVKLNDHLKIRIVPLATRLTPYGIYLSITVFGKQLRSSFIYNENCFEQKKVEEMVSRWCDRLLCGPEDILPPL from the coding sequence ATGACCGGTTGGAGTTTATCGACTCAGGTCCCCCTATCGATCACTGAGCAGCGTATTTATGACTTGCATCACCGCAAGGATCTGGTCGACCTGATTACCCGCGCCATGGTTTTCAAAGGAAAATTCGATGTTGAACTGTTTAAGAAGTCTATTTCAGAGGTGGTAAACACCTATCCGATTTTTCGCTGTCGTTATAGCGGGGAGCCGGCTGTCCGCTCCTTTGTAGATATTGAGCTGGACTACATCGACATTCGCCACTTAAGTGATACTCACTTCACGAGCTTTTTGCGTCAATTTGGCAGCTCGCCAATGGATTTGACGCAGGATCAATTGTTGGGGCTCAGTGTTCTTCGCAGTGGAGAGGATGAATACATTTTTTTGACCAAGTGTCACCACATCATTGCCGATGGGATTAGCTTGTCACTGCTCTGGTCTGAATCCTTGACTCACTATTTGGATAGTGCGAAGGGTAAGGATTATCAACCTAGGGTGGAAACTGCAGACTTTGCAGATTATGTAAATTATGAAAATACCTATCTGAGATCGCCGAGGGGGCATAAGGCGCGAAATCTTTGGCAAAAAAAGCTGCAATCCCAAAAAGATGAGATAGAGCAGTTGCCTCAATCGGAAGAGACCTCGGTTATTTGTAGTGAAGTAATCCAGCATATAGATGAGATTGAGCTAGAGCAGATAAAGACATTGGCCAGCTCGGAGAATGTGAGCCTCTTCGCCTATCTGGCAGCCGCATTTCAGCAAGTTTTATGTGAATTCATACCTCACTCTTTTTGGATGAATGGCAATTTATCCCTTCGGCTTAAGAGGGAGTATCGGGAAGTGTTTGGCCCCATGTGCCGGTATGTTAATTTGACGGTTCGTAGGGATGAGTCCTGGGAGGAGAAGCTCTCGCGCCTGTCTGCGGAGATAAAGTATGCCATGCGCACGGTTTATGCTGCTGATGCAATCGGGCCTCACGGCCTGATTGGCCACCACCTCGATGCATCCCATTGCTACTTGGTGACTTTCCTGCAAACAGAGGAGCACCGGGAAGGTTTTTTTGCGGTTTATACCGGTGAAACTTCTAACTGGGTCAAATTGAATGACCATTTGAAGATTCGCATTGTCCCCCTGGCGACGCGCTTAACGCCATATGGCATCTATCTATCTATTACTGTCTTTGGAAAGCAGTTGCGCTCGAGCTTTATCTACAATGAGAATTGCTTTGAACAAAAAAAAGTAGAGGAAATGGTAAGTCGCTGGTGTGACAGATTATTGTGCGGGCCTGAAGATATTCTACCGCCGCTGTAA
- a CDS encoding saccharopine dehydrogenase NADP-binding domain-containing protein produces MINNLNKRVLILGGYGNFGARIAQMLSSEPNIQLIIAGHNKSLADRCAQSLGGLAEGLRLERDSINLAAQLKALHLDLLIHCAGPYQRETDYRVAKACIEARTPYIDISDARRFVCDFHRLSPAAEAAGIAMVSGASSLPGLSSAAIAEIQKELPVIHSVQAAIAPAHKVERGLATVRSGFEALGESFPQLRDGRWRESFAGNHLHSVTLAHPVGKRWLCDFEVPDLELCPRHLPNLNTALFSTGTEPLILQAGLSLCAQLSRLNLPATSSRIAQIAHKLSARWPGGSSHGGMIVRALGEDADGRTAGRQWQILGMDGDGVWIPAAPAVALARKFLRGEISDSGARACWQLLKLDEILDELKDYSIVTAIEFLPAKQNSLPALAAS; encoded by the coding sequence GTGATCAATAACCTGAATAAACGCGTATTGATTCTCGGAGGCTACGGCAATTTTGGCGCACGTATTGCACAAATGCTGAGTTCTGAGCCCAATATCCAACTGATTATTGCCGGCCATAACAAATCGTTGGCCGACCGTTGCGCCCAATCACTCGGTGGCCTCGCCGAGGGGTTACGACTGGAGCGGGACTCCATCAACTTGGCTGCGCAATTGAAAGCCTTGCACCTGGATTTATTGATCCACTGCGCTGGCCCCTACCAGAGAGAAACCGATTACCGGGTGGCCAAAGCCTGCATTGAAGCCCGTACCCCTTACATCGATATTTCAGATGCGCGCCGCTTTGTATGTGATTTTCACCGTCTCTCCCCGGCCGCCGAGGCCGCCGGTATCGCCATGGTATCCGGTGCCAGCAGCCTGCCCGGCCTCAGCTCAGCAGCCATAGCTGAGATCCAGAAAGAGCTGCCGGTCATTCACTCTGTACAAGCGGCAATTGCTCCAGCACACAAGGTAGAACGCGGCCTTGCCACCGTGCGCTCCGGTTTTGAAGCGCTGGGGGAGAGCTTCCCCCAATTGCGGGATGGGCGCTGGAGAGAATCATTTGCCGGCAATCACCTGCACTCGGTAACTCTTGCCCATCCAGTGGGAAAACGCTGGCTGTGCGACTTTGAAGTACCCGACCTGGAGTTGTGCCCAAGACACCTGCCAAATTTAAACACAGCACTATTTTCCACGGGGACAGAGCCCCTGATTCTCCAGGCCGGCCTGTCTTTGTGCGCCCAACTCTCGCGCCTAAATTTGCCCGCCACGAGTTCCCGCATCGCACAGATTGCCCATAAATTGAGTGCCCGCTGGCCTGGTGGCAGCTCTCACGGCGGCATGATTGTCCGCGCACTGGGTGAAGATGCTGACGGTAGGACAGCTGGTAGGCAGTGGCAAATACTTGGAATGGATGGCGATGGCGTCTGGATTCCTGCAGCACCCGCAGTGGCTTTGGCGAGAAAATTCCTTCGCGGTGAAATTTCAGACAGTGGCGCGCGCGCCTGCTGGCAACTATTAAAGCTGGATGAAATTCTGGATGAACTAAAGGATTACTCTATCGTCACTGCCATCGAGTTTTTACCTGCAAAGCAAAATTCACTGCCTGCATTAGCGGCAAGTTAG
- a CDS encoding FMN-binding glutamate synthase family protein: protein MSSSNPWCAYSGRNGIKRAIIPITALILTPFFLVLTFTNSAWWLVALLISVSLVLLGIYDMLQPHWSITRNFPVAGRIRWIFLNLRPYFRAYMVEGDEEGRPYSIEARRLVYARSEGFSDMHPFGTEKDVQSEEYTWLTHSVKPEKHADTSCRTEVGTGRCKQPYSAALLNISAMSFGALSAAAIEALNKGASIGGFYHDTGEGGISPYHRKHGGDLVWELGTGYFGARNDDGSFNPDLFREACNDQVKMTEIKLSQGAKPGHGGVLPGAKVTQEIASTRKVTPGQDCVSPRAHSMFSTPIEMLEFAEQMRELSGGKPVGIKLCVGHIYEVMAIMKAMHETGKLVDFIVVDGAEGGTGAAPLELSNHVGMPLLEGLIIVRNALVGAGLKDKVKLAASGKVYSASGLAQCLAIGADWCNAARAFMLSVGCIQSQRCHTDTCPTGVTTQDPRRQRGLVVDVQSKRAAAFQAKTLEALEDIVAGAGLTDPRDLKPYHMIHRINGAESRPIDRIWHFLDTNSLIDAPEDTPYWHWWLAAQADSFQPAIKLEEGKYASIRRAINR from the coding sequence ATGAGTAGCTCCAACCCCTGGTGCGCCTATTCCGGCCGGAATGGTATAAAGCGCGCGATTATTCCCATTACCGCTCTTATCCTGACCCCATTCTTCTTGGTGCTCACGTTTACAAACAGCGCCTGGTGGCTGGTGGCTCTACTGATTAGCGTTTCACTGGTACTACTGGGAATCTACGATATGCTCCAACCCCATTGGAGCATTACGCGGAACTTCCCGGTTGCCGGCCGCATTCGCTGGATATTCCTGAACCTGCGTCCCTATTTCCGCGCCTATATGGTCGAGGGTGATGAGGAAGGACGCCCTTACAGCATTGAAGCCCGAAGGCTTGTGTATGCCCGCTCCGAAGGTTTTTCTGATATGCATCCGTTCGGCACTGAAAAAGATGTGCAGAGTGAGGAATATACCTGGCTCACTCACTCGGTGAAGCCCGAAAAACATGCAGACACCTCCTGCCGTACTGAAGTGGGCACGGGCCGCTGCAAACAGCCCTACTCCGCCGCCCTGTTAAATATCTCGGCCATGAGCTTTGGCGCTCTGTCCGCCGCCGCAATAGAAGCTTTGAATAAAGGAGCCTCAATTGGCGGCTTCTATCACGATACCGGTGAGGGGGGTATCAGCCCCTATCACCGCAAACATGGCGGCGATCTAGTGTGGGAATTGGGTACCGGTTATTTCGGTGCGCGCAACGATGACGGCAGCTTTAACCCGGATCTATTCCGCGAGGCCTGTAACGACCAGGTTAAAATGACGGAAATTAAATTGAGCCAAGGAGCGAAACCCGGGCACGGTGGAGTATTACCCGGCGCCAAAGTAACTCAGGAGATCGCCTCCACCCGGAAGGTTACGCCCGGCCAGGACTGCGTATCCCCCCGCGCGCACTCCATGTTCTCCACCCCCATTGAAATGCTGGAATTTGCCGAACAAATGCGTGAACTGTCCGGCGGCAAACCGGTAGGCATAAAACTCTGTGTAGGGCATATCTACGAGGTGATGGCCATAATGAAGGCCATGCACGAAACCGGGAAACTGGTGGACTTTATTGTTGTAGACGGCGCCGAAGGCGGTACCGGTGCAGCGCCGCTGGAGCTTTCCAACCACGTGGGTATGCCGCTGCTGGAAGGGTTGATTATCGTACGCAATGCCCTGGTGGGGGCGGGCCTGAAAGATAAGGTGAAGCTGGCTGCCAGCGGCAAGGTTTATTCCGCATCCGGACTAGCGCAATGCTTGGCCATCGGCGCCGACTGGTGCAATGCGGCGCGGGCCTTCATGCTTTCCGTAGGCTGTATTCAATCCCAACGCTGCCACACGGATACCTGCCCAACTGGCGTTACCACCCAAGATCCTCGGCGTCAGCGCGGGCTAGTGGTGGATGTGCAAAGCAAGCGAGCGGCGGCCTTCCAGGCAAAAACCCTCGAAGCATTGGAGGATATTGTGGCCGGCGCTGGGCTTACCGACCCCCGAGACCTAAAACCCTATCACATGATTCACCGAATTAATGGCGCAGAATCCAGGCCGATAGATCGTATCTGGCATTTTCTTGACACCAACTCGCTGATCGACGCACCAGAAGATACGCCCTACTGGCACTGGTGGCTGGCCGCACAGGCAGACAGTTTTCAGCCTGCGATCAAGCTCGAAGAGGGCAAGTACGCGTCGATCCGCCGCGCTATTAACCGCTAG
- a CDS encoding thiamine pyrophosphate-binding protein, translating to MQTVSEIIVDTLVKAGAKRCYGIVGDTINHFTSAVRTSDLEWIHVRHEEVGAFAAGGSLTLPVS from the coding sequence ATGCAAACCGTTTCAGAGATTATTGTCGATACACTGGTCAAGGCCGGCGCCAAACGGTGCTACGGCATTGTCGGCGATACCATCAATCACTTCACATCAGCGGTGCGCACTTCCGACTTGGAGTGGATACATGTGCGTCATGAGGAAGTGGGCGCTTTCGCCGCTGGGGGGAGTCTTACCTTACCGGTGAGCTGA
- a CDS encoding thiamine pyrophosphate-dependent enzyme, with translation MHFINGIFESHRNGAPVVLIASRIDRAEQGFGYPQEVDQQKLYEQCSVFCETMTHPEQARRMIVQAAQTALTRGGVAVVQISGDLFKEKTKDSLPWSVHRPEWLARPSDSELDALAKKINAAKNITIYGGIGCRHAHDEVIKLGQHLAAPIAHTTKSKEFLEYDNPCHVGMTGILGNPAGYRAMETCDLLLCLGTDFAYTQFYPKKATIIQIDAEAPHLGRRAPVDMGLVGHVGPTIEALLPRLKARTDSTFLDDLLERYKKDREEMKSRGKEKDPSLIHPQFVAQTLNKLADEDAVFTADGGACMVWMLRDLTANGKRSFLTSLSHGTMANAYPQALGMAKAYPGRQVIAMCGDGGMTMLMGDLLTLVQEKIPLKVLVFNNNSLGFVEMEQRIEGLLDSYTDLHNPDFGRVAEACGISGASIESADQLEESMKRWLATDGPALLSVPTNRVELVMPPEVTAQQVTSTALFGLKAILNGRADEVVDLLRDNFLR, from the coding sequence CTGCACTTTATCAACGGCATTTTTGAAAGCCATCGCAATGGCGCCCCGGTGGTACTGATTGCATCCCGCATCGACCGTGCGGAACAGGGGTTCGGCTATCCACAGGAAGTGGACCAGCAAAAACTCTACGAACAGTGTTCGGTCTTCTGTGAAACCATGACCCACCCGGAGCAAGCCCGTCGAATGATTGTGCAGGCGGCACAAACTGCGCTTACTCGCGGTGGTGTCGCGGTGGTGCAAATTAGCGGCGACTTGTTCAAGGAGAAGACCAAAGACAGTCTGCCCTGGTCGGTACATCGCCCTGAATGGCTAGCGCGTCCGTCTGACTCTGAGCTCGACGCCCTGGCAAAGAAAATCAACGCCGCAAAAAATATCACTATTTACGGCGGTATCGGCTGCCGTCACGCTCACGATGAAGTAATAAAACTGGGACAACACCTGGCCGCTCCTATTGCCCACACCACCAAGTCGAAAGAGTTTCTCGAATACGACAACCCCTGCCATGTGGGCATGACCGGGATTCTCGGCAATCCCGCGGGCTACCGGGCCATGGAGACTTGTGACCTGTTACTGTGTCTGGGTACCGATTTTGCCTACACCCAGTTCTACCCGAAAAAAGCCACCATTATTCAAATTGATGCGGAAGCGCCGCACCTGGGGCGACGCGCTCCTGTGGATATGGGCCTGGTAGGACATGTGGGGCCCACCATTGAAGCCCTCTTGCCCCGATTAAAGGCCCGCACCGACAGCACCTTCCTCGATGACCTTCTGGAACGATACAAAAAAGATCGGGAAGAGATGAAGAGCCGCGGCAAAGAGAAAGACCCCAGCCTGATCCACCCTCAATTTGTCGCCCAGACGCTCAACAAGCTGGCCGATGAGGATGCCGTATTCACCGCCGATGGCGGCGCCTGTATGGTTTGGATGCTCCGCGACCTCACTGCCAACGGCAAACGCTCATTTCTCACCAGCCTTTCCCACGGCACCATGGCCAACGCCTACCCCCAAGCCCTGGGCATGGCCAAAGCCTATCCCGGGCGCCAGGTCATCGCTATGTGCGGCGACGGTGGTATGACCATGTTAATGGGAGACCTGTTGACACTGGTGCAAGAAAAAATCCCATTAAAAGTCCTGGTATTTAACAATAACTCCCTCGGCTTCGTAGAGATGGAGCAGCGCATTGAGGGGCTTCTCGACAGCTATACCGACTTACATAACCCGGACTTCGGCCGCGTTGCCGAAGCTTGTGGCATCAGTGGTGCCAGTATCGAGAGTGCGGATCAGCTTGAGGAAAGTATGAAGCGCTGGCTCGCCACTGACGGGCCGGCACTACTCAGCGTACCGACGAACCGCGTGGAGCTGGTGATGCCGCCGGAAGTTACAGCGCAGCAAGTCACCTCCACCGCACTGTTCGGACTTAAGGCAATACTCAACGGCCGCGCCGATGAGGTGGTAGATCTTTTGCGAGACAATTTCCTGCGCTGA